A stretch of the Sulfurospirillum sp. UCH001 genome encodes the following:
- the fliY gene encoding flagellar motor switch protein FliY: MNTFVQLLQQEVVSTIEGLTGIPPTVELNAEESGESKLKLSPPLAKLDVTVGGELHGKMRVTMATSIATAIGDMMLGGEGNEKEDMDAEDLDATKEIISNILSSFSRSLGSQKNMPKLEFDIDNIEYIDANSLIDFKGFEKLFIYNLAVHNSHDTIAFAITHELTPLIGEDGPAPMETPAPTQEYIFEEPKKVMTSMTPEELSNIELIKDVRLPIRVRIGSKKMLLKDVLSMDIGSVIELDQLANDPLEILVGDKVIAMGEVVIVDGNFGVQIGEIGTKRERLEKLR, translated from the coding sequence GTGAATACATTTGTACAATTATTACAACAAGAAGTCGTTTCGACGATAGAAGGATTAACGGGTATCCCACCTACTGTTGAGCTCAATGCAGAAGAAAGCGGCGAGAGTAAATTAAAACTAAGCCCTCCATTGGCTAAACTTGATGTTACGGTTGGCGGTGAATTGCATGGAAAAATGCGTGTTACGATGGCAACGTCTATTGCGACTGCTATTGGTGACATGATGCTTGGTGGTGAAGGCAATGAAAAAGAGGATATGGATGCTGAAGATCTCGATGCAACCAAAGAGATTATCTCCAATATTTTAAGTTCTTTTTCACGCTCCCTTGGCAGTCAGAAAAATATGCCTAAGCTTGAATTTGATATTGACAATATTGAGTATATTGATGCCAATAGTTTAATTGATTTTAAAGGCTTTGAAAAGCTATTTATTTATAATTTAGCGGTTCATAATTCTCACGATACAATCGCATTTGCAATTACTCATGAATTAACACCTTTAATAGGAGAAGATGGTCCTGCACCAATGGAAACACCAGCTCCTACACAAGAGTATATTTTTGAAGAACCTAAAAAAGTTATGACAAGCATGACTCCAGAAGAGTTAAGCAATATAGAACTGATTAAAGATGTAAGGCTTCCTATTCGTGTGCGTATTGGTTCTAAAAAAATGCTTTTAAAAGATGTTTTAAGCATGGATATAGGCTCTGTTATCGAGCTAGATCAGCTTGCCAATGATCCTTTAGAAATTTTAGTAGGCGATAAAGTTATCGCGATGGGTGAAGTCGTTATTGTCGATGGTAACTTTGGCGTTCAAATTGGCGAAATTGGTACAAAACGCGAACGACTTGAAAAATTACGATAG
- a CDS encoding TIGR00730 family Rossman fold protein encodes MEEQQHIKDTEHSNEWSVLRIMSDFVKGFDELRDLGPAVTFFGSARFHANNRYYKDAHTLAYQLGKKGYSIVTGGSKGIMEAANKGGYDSKKCQSIGLNINLPHEQSGNKYTTKHLNFDYFFVRKVMLIKYSLAYVIFPGGFGTLDELFEALTLTQTGKITKISIFLYGKEYWEKLYDFIATTLVEHHTIRPEDVELITLTDDLSEIEKKIDERLVLYINELKNEGLESSRYYKKAIEFLSNQE; translated from the coding sequence ATGGAAGAGCAACAGCATATTAAAGATACCGAACACTCTAATGAATGGAGTGTTCTTCGCATTATGTCAGATTTTGTAAAGGGATTTGACGAACTTCGAGATTTAGGCCCTGCCGTTACCTTTTTTGGGAGCGCACGTTTTCATGCGAACAATCGTTACTATAAAGACGCGCATACCCTTGCATATCAGCTCGGTAAAAAAGGCTATTCTATTGTAACAGGCGGCTCTAAAGGAATTATGGAGGCTGCCAATAAAGGCGGGTATGACTCTAAAAAATGTCAATCCATTGGTCTTAATATCAACCTTCCACATGAACAATCAGGCAATAAATACACGACAAAACATCTAAATTTTGATTACTTCTTTGTACGTAAAGTAATGCTCATCAAATATTCTCTGGCGTATGTTATTTTTCCTGGTGGATTTGGTACACTCGATGAACTTTTCGAAGCCTTAACACTCACTCAAACAGGTAAAATTACAAAAATAAGTATTTTTTTGTACGGGAAAGAGTATTGGGAAAAATTGTATGATTTTATCGCAACCACATTGGTTGAACATCACACGATTCGACCTGAAGATGTTGAACTTATTACTTTAACCGATGATTTAAGTGAAATAGAAAAGAAAATTGACGAGCGTTTAGTACTGTATATCAATGAGCTAAAAAATGAAGGATTAGAATCAAGTCGTTATTATAAAAAAGCCATTGAATTTTTATCCAATCAAGAGTAA
- a CDS encoding glycosyltransferase family 2 protein: protein MESVKISVVSPIYGCKECLFELYDRLVKTLSQITENFEIILVNDACPQASWERIVMLCAKDSRVKGINLSRNFGQHYAITAGLDYAKGDWVVVMDCDLQDRPEEIIKLYNKALDGYDIVFGRRAERQDSFFKQLGSKAFNKVLEYFTETKHDNSIANFGIYAQKVVETINRYREHSRDFLLFAKMVGFKKTEIDIEHASRAYGQSSYNLTKLIRLAIDSIVSHSNKPLRLSIQLGFFIALASLIYAGWLVIRYFFYHTPAEGWTSLMVSMFFMFGLLFAIIGITGLYIGKIFDEVKRRPLYIIQETINL, encoded by the coding sequence TTGGAGTCTGTTAAGATTAGTGTTGTTTCTCCCATTTATGGCTGTAAAGAGTGTTTGTTTGAACTCTATGATCGACTGGTTAAAACACTCTCTCAAATCACTGAAAATTTTGAGATTATTTTGGTCAATGATGCCTGCCCTCAAGCTTCGTGGGAGCGGATTGTCATGTTGTGTGCAAAAGATAGTCGCGTTAAAGGAATCAACCTCTCTCGTAATTTTGGACAGCACTATGCTATCACTGCAGGCCTAGACTATGCAAAAGGGGATTGGGTCGTTGTCATGGATTGCGATCTACAAGATAGACCTGAAGAGATTATTAAACTTTATAATAAAGCACTTGATGGCTATGACATTGTTTTTGGAAGACGTGCAGAAAGACAAGATAGTTTCTTTAAACAACTAGGTTCAAAAGCATTCAATAAAGTGTTAGAGTATTTCACCGAGACAAAACACGACAATAGCATTGCCAATTTTGGTATCTATGCACAAAAAGTTGTTGAGACGATCAATCGTTACCGTGAACATAGCCGTGATTTTCTCTTATTTGCCAAAATGGTTGGTTTTAAAAAAACAGAAATTGATATTGAACATGCATCTCGCGCCTATGGGCAGTCTTCGTATAATCTCACAAAGCTGATTCGACTTGCCATAGACTCTATCGTTTCTCATTCCAACAAGCCTCTACGTCTTTCGATTCAATTGGGCTTTTTTATAGCGTTAGCGAGCCTTATTTATGCAGGATGGCTTGTGATTCGTTACTTCTTTTATCATACGCCAGCGGAAGGTTGGACAAGTTTAATGGTTTCGATGTTTTTTATGTTTGGTCTTTTATTTGCGATTATTGGTATTACGGGGCTTTACATTGGAAAGATTTTTGATGAAGTCAAACGTCGCCCACTTTATATTATTCAAGAGACAATAAATTTATGA
- a CDS encoding WbqC family protein codes for MKKIAILQSNYIPWKGYFDIIGSVDEFILYDDMQYTKNDWRNRNKIKTQNGLQWLSIPVRQESLHQKINETKITDPKWNVNHWRSISQNYAKAPHFKAYKEQFEALYMDATMETISEINRHFIDAICSMLEIKTVIRDSREFVLADGKSERLLALCQDLGATTYLSGPAARDYLDESIFKEAGIAVEWMDYSGYKEYHQLFPPFEHGVSVIDLILNEGENAKNFLKSTQQ; via the coding sequence ATGAAAAAAATAGCTATCTTACAATCAAACTATATCCCTTGGAAAGGATATTTTGACATTATTGGAAGTGTGGATGAGTTCATTTTGTATGATGACATGCAGTACACTAAAAATGATTGGCGCAATCGCAATAAAATTAAAACTCAAAATGGGCTTCAGTGGCTCAGTATCCCTGTGCGTCAAGAGAGTTTACATCAAAAAATCAATGAGACAAAAATTACAGACCCTAAATGGAATGTAAATCATTGGCGAAGCATTTCACAAAATTATGCAAAAGCACCTCATTTTAAGGCATACAAAGAGCAATTTGAAGCCTTATATATGGATGCTACGATGGAGACGATTAGCGAGATCAATCGTCATTTTATCGATGCAATATGTTCTATGTTAGAGATAAAAACCGTGATTCGTGATTCAAGAGAATTTGTACTAGCTGATGGTAAAAGTGAACGCCTTTTGGCTCTGTGCCAAGATTTGGGTGCAACAACGTACTTAAGTGGACCAGCTGCACGTGATTATTTGGATGAGTCTATTTTTAAAGAGGCGGGAATTGCTGTGGAATGGATGGATTATAGTGGGTACAAAGAGTACCATCAACTGTTTCCACCGTTTGAGCATGGTGTGAGCGTGATCGATTTGATCCTAAATGAAGGCGAAAATGCCAAAAATTTTTTAAAGAGTACACAACAATGA
- the rffA gene encoding dTDP-4-amino-4,6-dideoxygalactose transaminase — MIHFNKPPLTGNEEKYVLEAMKSLKISGDGAFGKRCQEWFEKRYACPKTLLTPSCTHALEMAALLLEIKEGDEVIMPSYTFVSTADAFALRGAKIVFVDIHPETMNIDERLIEAAITPKTKAIVPVHYAGVGCNMDDIMDIANRHNLFVVEDAAQGFESTYKGKPLGTIGHLGAFSFHETKNVTSGGEGGLLLINDERFSHRAEIIREKGTNRSQFFRGMVDKYGWMDIGSSYLPSELQAAYLWGELEMVDVIQTYRLNAWKNYYERLEPLAKRGIIELAFIPDECQHNAHMFYLKVKDLAERTALLEKFKEANIGAVFHYVPLHSAPAGIKFGRMFGEDLYTTKESERLIRLPLYYGITLEEIDAVCEILVKWSAQ; from the coding sequence ATGATACATTTTAATAAACCTCCTTTAACAGGAAATGAAGAAAAATACGTACTAGAAGCAATGAAAAGTTTGAAAATATCAGGAGATGGCGCCTTTGGTAAACGTTGTCAAGAGTGGTTTGAAAAGCGCTATGCGTGTCCTAAGACTTTACTGACTCCTTCGTGTACACATGCCCTTGAAATGGCCGCTTTACTTTTAGAGATTAAAGAAGGTGATGAGGTCATCATGCCTAGTTACACTTTTGTTAGTACTGCCGATGCATTTGCGCTTCGTGGGGCTAAAATTGTTTTTGTTGACATCCACCCAGAAACCATGAACATTGATGAACGTCTTATAGAAGCTGCAATTACACCAAAAACGAAAGCAATTGTACCTGTACATTATGCTGGAGTTGGGTGCAATATGGATGATATTATGGATATCGCAAACCGTCACAATCTCTTTGTTGTTGAAGATGCAGCACAAGGCTTTGAAAGTACCTATAAAGGAAAACCTCTTGGGACGATTGGTCATTTAGGAGCATTTAGTTTTCATGAAACGAAAAATGTTACCAGTGGCGGTGAAGGTGGACTTTTACTGATTAATGATGAACGATTTTCTCATAGAGCAGAAATTATTCGTGAAAAAGGAACAAACCGTAGCCAGTTTTTTAGAGGAATGGTTGACAAGTATGGTTGGATGGATATTGGAAGTAGTTATCTACCGAGCGAGCTTCAAGCAGCCTATCTGTGGGGAGAATTGGAGATGGTAGATGTGATTCAAACATATCGTTTAAATGCATGGAAAAACTACTATGAAAGACTTGAACCTCTTGCAAAACGAGGTATTATTGAACTGGCGTTCATTCCTGATGAGTGTCAGCATAATGCCCATATGTTCTATCTTAAAGTTAAAGATTTAGCAGAGAGAACAGCACTTCTGGAAAAATTCAAAGAGGCAAATATTGGAGCGGTTTTTCATTATGTTCCTTTACACAGTGCTCCTGCTGGTATTAAATTTGGTCGTATGTTTGGTGAGGATCTTTACACAACAAAAGAGAGTGAGAGATTGATTCGTTTGCCATTGTATTATGGCATCACGTTAGAGGAAATTGATGCTGTATGTGAAATATTGGTAAAATGGAGTGCACAGTAA
- a CDS encoding EamA family transporter, whose translation MAHLYIFGTIFFTVYGQLVIKWRIPNYGHLPEQTIEKIIFLLKLFLDPFILSGFVSAFVASLCWMAAMTKFELSYAYPFMGLTFVVVFISSVFLFSESVTLYKILGLALIVLGIFISSRA comes from the coding sequence ATGGCGCATTTATATATCTTTGGAACGATTTTTTTTACTGTTTATGGACAACTTGTCATTAAATGGCGTATCCCTAATTATGGGCATTTACCAGAGCAAACAATTGAAAAAATTATCTTTTTGCTAAAACTCTTTTTAGATCCATTTATTCTCAGTGGGTTTGTGTCTGCTTTTGTCGCTTCTTTGTGCTGGATGGCAGCGATGACAAAGTTTGAACTAAGTTACGCGTATCCATTTATGGGGCTTACATTTGTTGTTGTTTTTATTTCATCTGTCTTTTTATTTAGCGAGAGTGTTACACTTTATAAAATTCTAGGACTTGCGTTAATCGTACTTGGTATTTTTATCTCAAGTCGTGCATAA
- a CDS encoding EF-hand domain-containing protein — MKKTLLFLTIVSLLGLGLHAADTTRGPIGFEAYDKNKDGVITKEEFDSVKAERMSAKADAGLPMRNADNSPDFSFFDANKDGKITKEEFQKGQLERMQENRQNRGAK, encoded by the coding sequence ATGAAAAAAACACTTTTGTTTTTAACCATAGTTAGCCTTTTAGGTTTAGGTCTTCACGCTGCAGATACTACACGTGGGCCTATCGGATTTGAAGCATACGATAAGAACAAAGATGGCGTGATTACAAAAGAGGAATTTGACAGTGTTAAAGCAGAGCGTATGAGCGCTAAAGCAGACGCAGGCCTTCCTATGAGAAATGCCGACAACTCACCTGATTTTAGCTTTTTTGATGCAAATAAAGATGGGAAAATTACAAAAGAAGAGTTTCAAAAAGGTCAGTTAGAACGTATGCAAGAAAATAGACAAAATAGAGGTGCAAAATAA
- a CDS encoding DUF4405 domain-containing protein has translation MISFRRFISLTISFSFLVMSYTGIILFLAPKGRVANWTNWELLGLDKTHYTHLHVTFMVLFLFGMIFHIYFNWSSLINYLKNKARTFSLLTKEFLLAFGINVLFVLGTLYYWPPFDQFLDFQDDLKTMWEKKVDKAPYNHAELSTLEEFSHKMGIPTSTILSNLNTHHLQGITLTKTIHQIAKENSKSPAQIFDIIQTKPSIQPLKEGGGYGQLRLKEAAIQHAFDLQNALQFIAERGYQAHENTTLKEAANALNLKPIELLELLKSSQIKESR, from the coding sequence ATGATCTCATTTAGACGTTTTATCTCTTTAACCATTAGCTTTTCATTTCTTGTGATGAGTTATACAGGTATTATTCTCTTTTTAGCACCCAAAGGAAGAGTTGCAAATTGGACCAATTGGGAGCTTTTAGGACTTGATAAAACACACTATACTCATTTACACGTAACGTTTATGGTACTTTTTCTTTTTGGTATGATTTTTCATATTTATTTTAATTGGTCATCTCTTATCAATTACCTGAAAAATAAAGCACGTACATTTTCACTTTTAACCAAAGAATTTTTACTTGCATTTGGCATCAATGTACTTTTTGTTCTAGGAACACTCTATTATTGGCCTCCATTTGATCAATTTTTAGACTTTCAAGATGACCTCAAGACTATGTGGGAGAAAAAAGTAGATAAAGCCCCTTATAACCATGCAGAGCTATCAACATTAGAAGAGTTTTCACACAAAATGGGGATACCCACATCCACCATTCTTTCTAACTTAAATACCCATCATCTTCAAGGTATTACGCTCACAAAAACAATTCATCAAATTGCTAAAGAAAATAGCAAATCTCCTGCACAAATTTTTGACATCATTCAAACAAAACCATCCATTCAGCCTTTAAAAGAAGGTGGTGGCTATGGTCAACTTCGTCTTAAAGAAGCAGCAATTCAACATGCATTTGATCTTCAAAATGCTTTGCAATTTATTGCAGAAAGAGGCTATCAAGCACATGAAAATACAACATTAAAAGAAGCTGCCAATGCACTCAATTTAAAACCAATCGAGCTTTTAGAATTACTAAAATCATCCCAAATAAAGGAGTCAAGATGA
- a CDS encoding ribose-phosphate pyrophosphokinase, whose translation MRGYKVFAGTANPEFAKRVAKHLSLPLSAAEIKTFSDGEISVQISESVRGKDVFIIQSTCAPANVNLMELLILTDALRRSSANSITAIMPYFGYARQDRKAAPRVPITAKLVANMIQTAGIDRVVTIDLHAGQIQGFFDIPVDNLYGSIIFNDYVKAKNLKNPIIASPDIGGVARARSFAKLLGVDMVIVDKRREKANESEVMNIIGDVSGKDVILVDDMIDTAGTIVKAAEVLKKRGATSVMACCTHAVFSGPAYERIAKGELDELVVTDTIPLKEANPKIKVLSVAPVFAEVIRRVYHNESVNGLFI comes from the coding sequence ATGAGAGGCTATAAAGTCTTTGCAGGAACGGCAAATCCAGAGTTTGCAAAACGAGTGGCGAAACATCTTTCTCTCCCTCTTTCAGCAGCTGAGATTAAGACCTTTAGCGATGGCGAAATCAGTGTTCAAATCAGTGAGAGTGTACGCGGAAAAGATGTGTTTATCATCCAGTCAACCTGTGCACCTGCTAACGTTAACTTGATGGAATTGTTAATTTTAACAGATGCTCTAAGACGTAGTTCTGCAAACAGCATCACGGCAATTATGCCTTACTTTGGCTATGCGAGACAAGACAGAAAAGCTGCGCCTCGTGTTCCTATTACGGCAAAGTTAGTTGCCAATATGATCCAAACTGCTGGAATTGACCGTGTTGTAACGATTGATTTGCACGCAGGACAAATTCAAGGCTTTTTTGATATCCCAGTAGATAACCTTTATGGCTCTATTATCTTCAACGACTACGTAAAAGCTAAAAATCTTAAAAACCCAATTATTGCAAGCCCTGATATCGGTGGTGTTGCACGAGCACGTAGTTTTGCAAAACTTTTGGGTGTTGATATGGTCATTGTTGATAAACGTCGTGAAAAAGCCAATGAGTCTGAAGTCATGAACATTATTGGTGATGTTTCAGGTAAAGATGTTATTTTAGTGGACGACATGATCGATACAGCAGGCACGATCGTTAAAGCAGCCGAAGTGCTTAAAAAAAGAGGTGCAACAAGCGTTATGGCATGTTGTACACATGCTGTTTTTAGTGGTCCAGCGTATGAGCGTATCGCTAAAGGTGAGTTAGACGAATTAGTTGTAACGGACACTATTCCTCTTAAAGAAGCGAATCCAAAAATTAAAGTGCTTAGTGTTGCTCCTGTATTTGCTGAAGTCATTCGCCGTGTTTATCACAATGAAAGTGTAAATGGACTCTTTATTTAA
- the lepA gene encoding translation elongation factor 4, with protein MQKHIRNFSIIAHIDHGKSTLADRLIQECGAVSEREMTTQMMDTMDIEKERGITIKAQSVRLTYVKDGQPYVLNLIDTPGHVDFSYEVSRSLASSDGALLVVDASQGVEAQTIANVYIAIENNLEIIPVINKIDLPAADPERVKDEIEHTIGLDCTHALNVSAKSGIGIRELLDTIVDKIPAPQGDENAPTKALIYDSWFDNYLGALALVRVYDGSITKGQDVYVMGTGKKHEVLNLMYPHPLAMQKTTEIKTGEVGIVVLGLKNVGDVQVGDTITDNRKKTAEAVGGFKEAKQFVFAGLYPIETDKFEELRDALDKLSLNDSSISYEPETSAALGFGFRVGFLGLLHMEVIKERLEREFDLDLIATAPTVTYKVKTTKGVELDIHNPSELPPVNEIEEISEPYVKATVLTPTEFLGNIIILMNNKRGNQKKMDYLSPERVLLEYEIPLNEIVMDFYDKLKSVSKGYASFDYEPIGYQAGDLVKLDVLVAGEVVDALSIIVPRISAQTRGRDFVKAMKEIVPRQLFEVAIQASIGNKVIARETVKSMGKNVTAKCYGGDITRKRKLLEKQKEGKKRMKSIGKVQLPQEAFLTILKID; from the coding sequence ATGCAGAAACATATTCGTAACTTCTCAATCATCGCCCATATTGATCACGGTAAAAGTACCTTAGCAGACCGCCTTATCCAAGAGTGCGGCGCGGTGAGTGAACGTGAAATGACCACCCAAATGATGGACACCATGGACATCGAAAAAGAGCGTGGCATCACTATCAAAGCCCAAAGTGTACGTTTAACGTATGTCAAAGATGGACAGCCTTATGTCCTAAACCTTATTGACACTCCAGGTCACGTTGACTTCTCTTATGAAGTCAGTCGTTCACTCGCTTCAAGTGATGGTGCTCTTTTAGTTGTCGATGCCTCTCAAGGTGTTGAAGCACAAACCATTGCGAATGTTTACATTGCCATTGAAAATAATTTAGAAATTATCCCTGTCATCAATAAAATAGACCTTCCTGCGGCTGATCCTGAGCGTGTAAAAGATGAAATTGAGCATACGATTGGACTTGATTGTACACATGCTTTAAACGTCAGTGCTAAAAGTGGCATTGGTATTCGTGAACTTCTCGATACCATTGTCGATAAAATTCCAGCTCCTCAAGGTGATGAAAATGCCCCAACAAAGGCATTAATTTATGATAGCTGGTTCGATAACTATTTGGGTGCGCTTGCACTTGTACGCGTGTATGATGGAAGCATCACCAAAGGTCAAGATGTCTATGTTATGGGTACAGGTAAAAAACATGAAGTTTTAAACTTGATGTATCCACACCCTCTTGCGATGCAAAAAACGACTGAGATTAAAACTGGAGAAGTGGGCATCGTCGTCCTTGGACTTAAAAACGTAGGTGACGTTCAAGTGGGTGATACCATCACTGACAATCGTAAAAAAACAGCTGAGGCTGTTGGTGGATTTAAAGAGGCGAAACAGTTTGTTTTTGCAGGTCTTTATCCAATTGAAACAGATAAATTTGAAGAGTTACGTGATGCACTTGATAAATTAAGCCTCAATGATTCAAGCATTTCGTATGAGCCAGAAACCTCTGCCGCTCTTGGATTTGGTTTTAGAGTTGGCTTTTTAGGGCTTCTACATATGGAAGTGATTAAAGAGCGTCTGGAGCGAGAGTTTGATCTTGACTTGATTGCTACAGCGCCAACGGTTACCTATAAAGTCAAAACAACAAAAGGTGTGGAGTTAGATATTCATAACCCAAGTGAATTACCACCGGTGAATGAAATCGAAGAGATTTCAGAGCCGTATGTGAAAGCAACCGTTTTAACACCTACAGAATTTCTTGGAAACATCATCATTTTGATGAACAATAAACGGGGTAACCAAAAAAAGATGGATTATTTAAGTCCTGAACGTGTTTTATTGGAGTATGAAATTCCTCTCAATGAAATTGTAATGGATTTTTATGACAAACTCAAATCTGTCTCAAAAGGCTACGCAAGTTTTGATTATGAACCGATTGGTTACCAAGCGGGGGATCTTGTCAAGCTCGATGTTCTTGTTGCTGGAGAGGTGGTGGATGCACTTTCTATCATTGTTCCACGCATCAGTGCTCAAACAAGAGGACGTGATTTTGTAAAAGCGATGAAAGAGATTGTGCCTCGTCAGCTTTTTGAAGTGGCTATTCAAGCAAGCATTGGCAATAAAGTTATTGCTCGTGAAACCGTCAAATCGATGGGCAAAAACGTCACGGCTAAATGTTACGGCGGCGATATTACCCGTAAACGCAAACTTCTTGAAAAACAAAAAGAGGGTAAAAAACGTATGAAGTCAATTGGTAAAGTCCAATTGCCTCAAGAAGCTTTCTTAACCATCCTTAAAATAGACTAA
- a CDS encoding ComF family protein has product MRCQLCLGLSWQPLCKHCLKTILAPTPAFRILESGLKVYSFYNYNDIAPLLHTKHTYIGAKIFTQLGKHTFFEFFKTFELPRGIYAIPIDDHVRHGYSHSAILAKATQPYLMPLYCSLRAQNHISYSGKSRAYRKTNKRDFVVKIKEQVDIVLIDDIVTTGSTLKEAHDALKKHDVNVLFALVLADAKEN; this is encoded by the coding sequence ATGCGTTGCCAACTTTGTCTTGGACTGAGTTGGCAACCACTGTGTAAGCATTGTCTCAAAACTATTTTAGCACCAACTCCTGCTTTTAGAATTTTAGAGAGTGGACTGAAGGTGTACTCTTTTTACAACTATAATGATATCGCTCCACTGCTTCACACTAAACATACCTACATCGGCGCTAAGATTTTTACACAACTTGGAAAGCACACATTTTTTGAATTTTTTAAAACGTTTGAATTACCCAGAGGAATTTACGCGATACCCATTGATGATCATGTAAGACATGGTTATTCACATAGTGCCATTTTAGCCAAAGCAACACAACCTTATTTAATGCCACTCTATTGCAGTTTAAGAGCGCAAAATCATATAAGCTATTCTGGCAAAAGTAGGGCTTATAGAAAAACCAATAAACGTGACTTTGTTGTTAAAATAAAAGAGCAAGTAGATATTGTTTTGATTGATGATATTGTCACAACAGGAAGTACCCTAAAAGAGGCACATGACGCACTGAAAAAACATGACGTGAATGTACTGTTTGCGCTTGTTTTGGCGGATGCAAAAGAGAACTAA
- a CDS encoding MFS transporter — MPTRKAMMHKRLLNAQDYKTLSLSAFGGALEFYDFIIFVFFSKVIGGLFFPADMPVWLSQLQTFGIFAAGYLARPFGGVVMAHFGDLFGRKRMFTFSILLMAVPTLLIGCLPTYAVIGYFAPILLLFLRICQGLAVGGEIPGAWTFVAEHVPKDKVGLACGTLTSGLTLGIFLGSVVSIMMQSHFNATEMNSWAWRIPFIVGGIFGFIAMYLRRWLKETPIFLEMQKREKADISKKLPIWNVLSDHLPQVSLSILLTWVLSAGIMVVIVTAHVYLQGQFGFSEIDVSVSRLLATIGLAIGCVFYGYFADKFSIGKVISAGCLFATLAIGTFFVSLSFGNEILYITYPIAGFSVGIVGAFPYYMVRAFPAKVRYSGVAFSFNISYAITGALTSFLIPILANFFSKYAAGFYVIGVFVCGAVLGWYIIRKEKELSEDI; from the coding sequence ATGCCAACACGAAAAGCAATGATGCATAAAAGATTACTCAATGCTCAAGACTATAAAACACTTTCATTATCAGCTTTTGGTGGGGCATTAGAGTTCTATGACTTTATTATTTTTGTCTTTTTTTCCAAAGTCATTGGAGGTTTGTTTTTTCCCGCGGATATGCCTGTGTGGCTCAGTCAACTGCAAACATTTGGTATCTTTGCAGCTGGTTACTTAGCGCGCCCATTTGGTGGTGTTGTTATGGCACACTTTGGCGACCTTTTTGGTAGAAAACGCATGTTTACTTTTAGCATACTTCTTATGGCAGTGCCTACACTTCTAATCGGTTGTTTACCAACCTATGCTGTTATAGGCTATTTTGCACCTATATTGCTTCTTTTTCTTCGTATCTGCCAAGGCTTAGCAGTCGGTGGAGAGATACCAGGGGCATGGACATTTGTTGCAGAGCATGTTCCAAAAGATAAAGTAGGCCTTGCCTGTGGCACACTTACATCTGGACTCACTTTGGGTATTTTTCTTGGTTCAGTAGTTTCCATTATGATGCAAAGTCATTTTAATGCAACCGAGATGAACAGCTGGGCATGGAGAATTCCATTTATCGTGGGTGGAATTTTTGGATTTATCGCAATGTATCTTAGACGTTGGCTTAAAGAGACACCCATCTTTCTAGAAATGCAAAAAAGAGAGAAAGCTGATATATCAAAAAAATTGCCTATCTGGAATGTTCTGTCTGATCATTTACCACAAGTAAGCCTTTCCATTTTATTGACATGGGTTTTATCTGCGGGAATCATGGTTGTCATTGTTACTGCACATGTTTATCTACAAGGTCAGTTTGGTTTTTCAGAAATAGATGTTTCTGTTTCAAGACTTCTGGCAACTATTGGATTAGCAATAGGATGTGTATTTTATGGTTATTTTGCAGATAAATTTTCTATTGGTAAAGTTATCTCAGCTGGTTGTCTTTTTGCAACTCTAGCCATTGGAACATTTTTTGTGTCACTCTCATTTGGAAATGAAATCTTATACATTACCTATCCTATCGCAGGCTTTAGTGTAGGGATTGTTGGGGCATTTCCTTACTATATGGTACGTGCCTTTCCAGCGAAAGTCAGATACAGTGGTGTTGCTTTTTCCTTTAATATTTCCTATGCGATTACTGGTGCACTCACCTCTTTTCTTATCCCAATCCTTGCTAATTTTTTCAGCAAATACGCCGCAGGATTTTATGTGATTGGTGTCTTTGTATGTGGCGCTGTTCTTGGCTGGTATATTATTCGTAAAGAAAAAGAGTTATCTGAAGATATATAA